The following coding sequences are from one Lolium rigidum isolate FL_2022 chromosome 6, APGP_CSIRO_Lrig_0.1, whole genome shotgun sequence window:
- the LOC124668649 gene encoding multiprotein-bridging factor 1a-like, with amino-acid sequence MSRSGPVTQDWEPVVVRKKLPNAAAKKDEKAVNAARRAGADIDISKKHNAGTNKAANSGTSLNTKRLDDDTENLAHERVPSDLKKGIMQARMDKKLTQAQLAQMINEKPQVIQEYESGKAIPNQQIIAKLERALGTKLRGKK; translated from the exons ATGTCCCGCAGCGGGCCGGTCACCCAGGACTGGGAGCCCGTCGTCGTGCGCAAGAAGCTGCCCAACGCCGCCGCCAAGAAGGACGAGAAGGCCGTCAACGCCgcccgccgcgccggcgccgacATCGACATCTCCAAGAAGC ATAATGCTGGGACAAACAAGGCTGCCAATAGCGGCACATCGCTCAACACAAAGAGGCTTGATGATGATACAGAGAATCTTGCTC ATGAGCGTGTGCCGTCAGACCTGAAGAAGGGCATTATGCAGGCTAGAATGGACAAGAAACTCACACAGGCACAGCTTGCACAG ATGATCAATGAGAAGCCACAAGTCATCCAGGAGTACGAGTCTGGCAAGGCCATCCCGAACCAACAGATCATTGCTAAGCTGGAAAGGGCTCTTGGTACAAAGCTGCGAGGCAAGAAGTGA
- the LOC124665714 gene encoding peptide-N4-(N-acetyl-beta-glucosaminyl)asparagine amidase A-like, whose amino-acid sequence MASPTTSSCLLLLLALVLPHAAAGVPRRHRFPPLQLAPVNASEPPTTFFEVDRPIRPPGGSVGPCSTLLLSDSFGYTYGLPPSTAAYSPPNCLAAARAGGGSVALAVLEWTADCRGLQFDRIFGVWLSGAELLRGCTAEPRPNGVHWSVSRDVTRYAALLSAPGEVAVYLGNIVDQTYTGVYHVNLTLHLYFDPTAPPPPQHADLILPVSRNLPLHDGQWFCIQSSTDAQSKKLAIPSNTYRAVLEVFVSFHGSDEFWYTNPPNEYIEANNLFDFPGNGAFREIIVKVDEDVVGAVWPFTVIYTGGVNPLMWRPITGVGSFNLPTYDIDITPFLGKLLDGKKHDFSFGVTNALDVWYVDANLHLWLDHNSKKTTGGLISYDAAMSGPSVESEFRELDGQFVTTASRHVSATGWVESSHGKVMTTFYQRFSYKNSNVYSKNGVVQVVNQTIDATSGVSATNGTTVLLSEEVHQVFPLYLFSGTSDEVGDEYSMVSVVKLGINEKRANSSLQNSQSARGSMRVKKNLVISGSGQNHQVYKYIGADGCYFRDVSSKDYTIIFDHTDDSCLKRSRDVSSRFPSRLLGGSVDRTAHVDI is encoded by the coding sequence ATGGCATCGCCGACCACCAGCTCCTGCTTGCTTCTGCTCCTCGCGCTGGTCCTCCCCCACGCAGCGGCCGGAGTGCCGCGCAGGCACCGCTTCCCGCCGCTCCAGCTCGCTCCAGTCAACGCCTCGGAGCCACCCACCACATTCTTCGAGGTTGACCGCCCGATCCGGCCGCCGGGCGGCAGCGTCGGGCCCTGCTCCACGCTGCTCCTCTCCGACTCCTTCGGCTACACCTACGGCCTGcctccctccaccgccgcctaCTCCCCGCCCAACTgcctcgccgccgcgcgcgccgggGGCGGGTCCGTCGCGCTCGCCGTGCTCGAGTGGACCGCCGACTGCCGCGGCCTCCAGTTCGACCGCATCTTCGGCGTCTGGCTCTCCGGCGCCGAGCTGCTCCGCGGCTGCACCGCCGAGCCGCGCCCCAACGGCGTCCACTGGTCGGTCTCCCGCGACGTCACCAGGTACGCTGCCCTTCTCTCCGCGCCCGGCGAGGTCGCGGTGTACCTGGGCAACATCGTCGACCAGACATACACCGGCGTCTACCACGTCAACCTCACGCTCCACCTCTACTTTGACCCCacggcgccaccgccgccgcagcaTGCCGATCTGATCCTGCCCGTCTCGAGAAACCTTCCTCTACACGACGGGCAGTGGTTCTGCATCCAGAGCTCCACCGATGCGCAGTCAAAGAAGCTCGCAATTCCGTCGAACACCTACAGGGCAGTCCTTGAGGTGTTCGTTTCGTTCCACGGCAGCGACGAGTTCTGGTACACGAACCCTCCCAACGAGTACATTGAGGCTAATAACTTGTTCGACTTCCCTGGCAACGGTGCCTTCCGCGAGATCATTGTTAAGGTCGATGAAGACGTCGTCGGTGCTGTTTGGCCGTTCACTGTCATCTACACCGGCGGTGTCAACCCGCTTATGTGGCGACCTATCACCGGCGTTGGCTCGTTCAATCTCCCAACGTATGACATTGACATCACGCCGTTCCTGGGGAAGCTCCTGGATGGCAAGAAGCATGATTTTAGTTTTGGTGTGACAAATGCACTGGATGTATGGTACGTTGATGCCAATTTGCACCTGTGGTTAGATCACAATAGCAAGAAGACAACTGGGGGACTGATAAGCTACGATGCGGCGATGTCAGGACCCAGTGTGGAATCGGAGTTCAGAGAGCTGGATGGGCAGTTTGTGACGACGGCAAGCCGACATGTCTCAGCCACCGGGTGGGTGGAATCGTCACATGGAAAGGTCATGACAACATTCTACCAGAGATTCAGCTACAAAAACAGCAATGTGTATAGCAAGAACGGCGTTGTCCAAGTGGTGAACCAAACGATCGATGCAACGTCTGGTGTTTCCGCCACAAACGGCACTACGGTGCTGCTCTCGGAAGAAGTTCACCAGGTCTTCCCACTCTATCTTTTCTCTGGAACCTCGGACGAAGTGGGAGATGAGTACTCCATGGTTTCAGTTGTCAAGCTGGGCATCAATGAGAAGAGGGCCAACAGCTCTCTGCAGAACTCGCAGTCGGCACGCGGTAGCATGAGGGTGAAGAAGAATTTGGTGATTTCTGGATCGGGGCAGAACCATCAGGTGTACAAATACATCGGTGCCGATGGATGCTACTTCAGAGATGTGAGCAGCAAGGACTACACTATTATTTTCGACCACACTGATGATTCATGCTTGAAGAGATCGCGAGATGTAAGCTCCAGATTTCCCTCCAGGTTGCTTGGAGGATCTGTTGATCGAACTGCACATGTAGATATCTGA